A genomic stretch from Prionailurus bengalensis isolate Pbe53 chromosome E2, Fcat_Pben_1.1_paternal_pri, whole genome shotgun sequence includes:
- the LOC122495060 gene encoding cytochrome c oxidase subunit 6B1 yields the protein MAEDIKTKIKNYQTAPFDSRFPNQNQTRNCWQNYLDFHRCEKAMTAKGGDVSVCEWYRRVYKSLCPISWVAAWDDRRAEGTFPGKI from the exons ATGGCAGAAGACATCAAGACCAAAATCAAGAACTACCAGACTGCCCCTTTTGACAGCCGCTTCCCCAACCAGAACCAGACCAGGAACTGCTGGCAGAACTACCTGG ACTTCCACCGCTGTGAGAAGGCGATGACTGCTAAAGGGGGTGATGTCTCCGTGTGTGAATGGTACCGGCGTGTGTACAAGTCCCTCTGCCCCATATCCTGG GTGGCAGCCTGGGACGATCGCCGGGCGGAAGGCACGTTTCCTGGGAAGATCTGA
- the ETV2 gene encoding ETS translocation variant 2 codes for MDLWNWDEASPQEVPPGNRLSGLEGAELGFYFPELAFPGDTLTVETRWKGGLGLGHLGAEEGLSPLDWGSTLTHPEATWEADPARQALPWSGDWTDLTCNGSDHWNGFSQAPGPAPPGLGPAPFAGSAGTADQNCATSGGGTNSWSCAQAAPSSTNWDSSIGLDGATYWGKGLRGEPHADSTISWVGPAVSDSTTSWVSGLHTDCTTSSKGYQASDLTTSSEPSQQSDHVTLACYPKSNHRGPIQLWQFLLELLRDGERSNCIRWTGNSREFQLCDPREVARLWGERKRKPGMNYEKLSRGLRYYYRRDIVRKSGGRKYTYRFGGRVPGLAHTDCAGGGPGGATQ; via the exons ATGGACTTGTGGAACTGGGATGAAGCTTCACCGCAGGAAGTGCCCCCAGGGAACAGGCTTTCAGGGCTGG AAGGAGCTGAGCTCGGCTTCTATTTCCCTGAGCTGGCGTTCCCAGGGGACACGCTGACAGTGGAGACACGCTGGAAAGGTGGTTTGGGGCTGGGACACCTGGGAGCTGAGGAAG GGCTCTCACCGCTGGACTGGGGCTCCACGTTAACGCATCCAGAAGCTACATGGGAGGCGG ATCCCGCCCGTCAGGCTCTTCCGTGGTCGGGAGACTGGACAGACTTGACGTGCAACGGCTCGGACCACTGGAACGGCTTCTcccaggccccgggccccgcccctcccggccTGGGCCCCGCCCCCTTCGCCGGTTCTGCGGGGACAGCGGATCAGAACTGTGCCACCTCCGGGGGAGGGACCAATTCGTGGTCTTGTGCCCAGGCCGCCCCCAGCTCCACCAACTGGGACAGTTCTATTGGTCTCGACGGCGCCACCTACTGGGGCAAGGGCCTCCGCGGGGAGCCTCACGCGGACTCTACCATTTCGTGGGTTGGACCTGCGGTCTCAGACTCTACCACCTCCTGGGTCTCGGGGCTGCATACGGACTGCACCACTTCTTCAAAGGGATACCAGGCTTCAGATCTCACCACGTCCTCTGAACCCAGCCAGCAGTCGGACCACGTAACCTTGGCTTGTTACCCCAAAAGTAACCATCGAG GTCCCATTCAGCTGTGGCAGTTCCTCCTGGAGCTGCTCCGAGACGGGGAGCGTAGCAACTGCATCCGCTGGACGGGCAACAGCCGCGagttccagctgtgtgaccccagaGAG GTGGCGCGGCTCTGGGGTGAGCGCAAGAGGAAGCCCGGCATGAACTACGAGAAGCTGAGTCGAGGCCTGCGCTACTACTACCGCCGCGACATCGTGCGCAAGAGCGGTGGGCGCAAGTACACGTACCGTTTCGGGGGCCGCGTACCCGGCCTGGCCCATACCGACTGCGCGGGAGGTGGACCGGGAGGAGCGACCCAATAA